From the Melanotaenia boesemani isolate fMelBoe1 chromosome 9, fMelBoe1.pri, whole genome shotgun sequence genome, the window ATGGAAGCTAACATTGTCCCAGAGGATGACGTATATGGGAAGATCAGCTGGCCCAGGAATCTGCTGGTCGTGGTGATCTGCTGGCCGAGCATTCAGGTGGTCATTGTCATGCAAAACATCTCTGAGCTCTCCTAGGAAGGTGAGGAGACGCTCAGTGTTGTAGGCACCAAGTTCAGCATGCCGGTGGAGAAGCCCTCTAGAACTCATGGCAgcgcagagagtgatgtttccTCCACGTTGGCCGGGCACATCAACGATAGCTCTCTGTCCTATGATGTTAcggcctctcctcctcctttttgtgAGGTTGAAGCCAGCCTCATccacaaatataaattcatgggGTCTGGCCATGGACTCCAACTGGAACATCCTCTGTGGAAACAAATAGCGTTTTCAGGTGTTCAGAAAGACAGTCAATAGAGCACATTACAGTACGACAGTATAGTATTGTATGTAAAGTACTGTAGGCCATGGATTGTACTGTACTTACTTGCACATACTGGTGACGGAGGTGTTTTATTCTTCCAGAGTTGCGCTCAAAGGGTACCCTATAGGCCTGCTTCATTCTTACTCTCTGGCGCTTGAGGACTCTGTCTATGGTTGTCAGGCTGACATTGTCAATGGTCGGAAAGTTCAAATTGTCACCAATGATCCTCTCCCGTAGTCTGATCACATTGTTCTCCCGAACCATATCCACAATGAGGACCTCTTGGGCTGGTGTGAATCTGGAAGCCCTCCCACCTGCAAATGGCAATCTTTCAACTCTAGAGAAACAAACATAGTCATTTGGTCAGAAATGGTCCTTGCAGTACACACTTTTACTGTAACCATGATTGCACTTGTCTGTATGTAGGTGCACTCCACTATACTACTGTATACTGTGAATATCTAGTGTAGTGACTAAAAAACTACTACATACAGTACCTGTTGTGTTCTCTGAAGGCCCGAATAATGGTGCCCACTGAGAATCTGCTGAGGTTTGGTTGGACTCGTTGTCCCGCTTCGGTCATTGTCATGCCGTGGACAATGACGTGGTCAATGACTGTTGCTCTCATTTCATCTGTAATGAAAATGCGTTGTCTTGCttgccctccttctcctctcgcTCCTTGGCCTGCTCCTCTTTGGACTGCTTCTCGCCCTCCTTGGCCcactcctcggcccgctcctctccctccttgacctgctcctctccctcctcggcccgctcctctccctcctcggcccgctcctctgcctccttgacctgctcctctccctcctctgacacgaactcctctgcctcctctgacacgaactcctctgcctcctctgacacaaactcctctgcctcctctgacacaaactcctctgcctcctctgacacaaactcctctgcctcctctgacacaaactcctctccctcctctgacacaaactcctcttcttctgtcttcatcatccatttttgtttttgaactttcagcaaactgcactgacttatataggtgtggtcacatcatttgcaataGGTGTTTTCAATTATGAGTCGTTGTGTTTACTGATTGGCACCAGGTATGTTCATTGTGTTCAAGTTTTGCTGATTGTGGGtagcattttgcatcacatgagCTTCACAATGCATATTGGCGCAGAGTtatatgcaaaatgtgttttagcacggcaatttttgttttgagttttgagaaaaaggggatgggttttgtgaacagtgtctacaggtgaattgtgtttgtggttgtggcaAAAGGGGGGGAgttttactaaatgtgtttaggcaactggtcatttggtttagagtactgggttttgtgttttggcaatagagaaaaactgtaacatGTTATATTTCTGGTAAACTACCGTGTAAAGTATTTGCTGGTAAACTGGTATGTAAAGTATTTGCTGGTAAACTGCCATGTAAAGTATTTGCTGGTAAACTGGTATGTAAAGTATTTGCTGGTAAACTGCCATGTAAAGTATTTGCTGGTAACTGCCGTGATAAGTATTTGCTGGTAAACTGGTATGTAAAGTATTTGCTTGTAAACTGGCGTGTAAAGTATTTGCTGCTAAACTGGCGTGTAAAGTATTTGCTGGTAAACTGGCGTGTAAAGTATTTGCTGGTAAACTGCCATGTAAAGTATTTGCTGGTAAACTGCCGTGTAAAGTATTTGTTGGTAAACTGCCATGTTAAGTATTTGCTTGTAAACTGGCATGTAAAGTATTTGCTGGTAAACTGGCGTGTAAAGTATTTGCTGGTAAACTGCCATGTAAAGTATTTGCTGGTAAACTGGCATGTAAAGTATTTGCTGGTAAACTGGCATGTAAAGTATTTGCTGGTAAACTGGCGTGTAAAGTATTTGCTGGTAAACTGCCATGTAAAGTATTTGCTTGTAAACTGGCATGTAAAGTATTTGCTGGTAAACTGGCATGTAAAGTATTTGCTGGTAAACTGGCGTGTAAAGTATTTGCTGGTAAACTGGCGTGTAAAGTATTTGCTGGTAAACTGCCGTGTAAAGTATTTGCTGGTAAACTAGCGTGTAAAGTATTTGTTGGTAAACTGCCATGTAAAGTATTTGCTTGTAAACTGGCATGTAAAGTATTTGCTGGTAAACTGGCGTGTAAAGTATTTGCTGGTAAACTAGCGTGTAAAGTATTTGCTGGTAAACAGGCATGTTAAGTATTTGCTGGTAAACTGGCATGTAAAGTGTTTGCTGGTAAACTGCCATGTAAAGTATTTGCTGGTAAACTGCCATGTAAAGTATTTGCTGGTAACTGCCGTGTTAAGTATTTGCTGGTAAACTGGTATGTAAAGTATTTGCTTGTAAACTGGCGTGTAAAGTATTTGCTGGTAACTGCCGTGTTAAGTATTTGCTGGTAAACTGGTATGTAAAGTATTTGCTTGTAAACTGGCGTGTAAAGTATTTGCTGGTAAACTGGCATGTAAAGTATTTGCTGGTAAACTGGCATGTAAAGTATTTGCTGGTAAACTGGCGTGTAAAGTATTTGCTGGTAAACTGGCGTGTAAAGTATTTGCTGGTAAACTGCCGTGTAAAGTATTTGCTGGTAAACTGCCATGTAAAGTGTTTGCTGGTAAACTGGCATGTAAAGTATTTGCTGGTAAACTGGCGTGTAAAGTATTTGCTGGTAAACTGGCGTGTAAAGTATTTGCTGGTAAACTGGCGTGTAAAGTATTTGCTGGTAAACTGCCATGTAAAGTATTTGCTTGTAAACTGGCATGTAAAGTATTTGCTGGTAAACTGGCGTGTAAAGTATTTGCTGGTAAACTGGCGTGTAAAGTATTTGCTGGTAAACTGGCGTGTAAAGTATTTGCTGGTAAACTGCCATGTAAAGTATTTGCTTGTAAACTGGCATGTAAAGTATTTGCTGGTAAACTGGCGTGTAAAGTATTTGCTGGTAAACTGGCGTGTAAAGTATTTGCTGGTAAACAGGCATGTTAAGTATTTGCTGGTAAACTGGCATGTAAAGTGTTTGCTGGTAAACTGGCGTGTAAAGTATTTGCTGGTAAACTGGTGTGTAAGGTATTTGCTGGTAAACTGGTGTGTAAAGTATTTGCTGGTAAACTGCCATGTAAAGTATTTGCTTGTAAACTGGCATGTAAAGTATTTGCTGCTAAACTGGCGTGTAAAGTATTTGCTGGTAACTGGCGTGTAAAGTATTTGCTGGTAAACAGGCATGTTAAGTATTTGCTGGTAAACTGGCATGTAAAGTGTTTGCTGGTAAACTGGCGTGTAAAGTATTTGCTGCTAAACTGGCGTCTAAAGTATTTGCTGGTAAACTGGCGTGTAAAGTATTTGCTGGTAAACTGCCGTGTAAAGTATTTGCTTGTAAACTGGCGTGTAAAGTATTTGCTGCTAAACTGGCGTGTAAAGTATTTGTTAGTAAACTGACTCCGTCATGTTACAGGCTAACGACAGATCGTGATGTGAGTACCGGAGACCTGCTGGGAGGACAGAGGAGTTCTGGACTGGTGGCTGGTAGCTATGTGTGAATCTTGGTCTGTATAATAttgagctttggtgattacttagcctgtgtgtgtgtgtgttttgcgcatatgtgtgtgtgtgtgtgcgcgcgcgtgcACGTGCAtctatgctaacgtaaattagcctgtgaaattagcgctagcattgcaaagcataggaacttcctgtgtgtgaatcatctttgctcgtcatcatgatgtttgctggcacTATGTTCTCCGTTCTACTTAGACTCTATATAAAAGAgtcgtcctctcacaaaccggcaacctgACCAAACTCTCAGAGGTGGAGAAAGAATGCTCTccgtgtttttttcttttgactgcagttctgatttaaaacactaggtgtcattgttacttattttgcctttaaatgcAATAGTTGAATGAATGTCCTCGGTGGGAGGACAAGAGACCACCGCCCACAGTCACTGGGTAATGAGCCCATGCACTTTCTGCGTTTTGAGCAAATTTGATCCACCCTGAGAGGTTCAGCatgttatttattgaaaattcAAAATGAGACTTAACAATCTGAGGACAGCTGCAGAAAGTGGGAGGCCGTCTCATCCTGGGATGTGGTGATACACCTGGTCAAATGGTCGGGATGGGGTGTTTAAGGAGTTTAATATGCTGCGTTCTACATGTTGTTCTGCTGTTGTAttgtaatgaaaaacaaataaataagagtctaaaaaaaaagaaaagaattagtTTCCATAGTTTCAACAAGTTGGGCTTCAGGTGGAACTGGTTCTGGCTCAGTGCTGATAACCAA encodes:
- the LOC121646594 gene encoding uncharacterized protein LOC121646594 — translated: MRATVIDHVIVHGMTMTEAGQRVQPNLSRFSVGTIIRAFREHNRVERLPFAGGRASRFTPAQEVLIVDMVRENNVIRLRERIIGDNLNFPTIDNVSLTTIDRVLKRQRVRMKQAYRVPFERNSGRIKHLRHQYVQRMFQLESMARPHEFIFVDEAGFNLTKRRRRGRNIIGQRAIVDVPGQRGGNITLCAAMSSRGLLHRHAELGAYNTERLLTFLGELRDVLHDNDHLNARPADHHDQQIPGPADLPIYVILWDNVSFHRSIQVREWFNINQQFINVCLPPYSPFLNPIEEFFSAWRWKVYDRQPYTRENLLRAMDLACDDVAVEAFQGWVRHARAFFPRCLAMDNIACDVDEVLWPDPARRRDASP